The Nostoc sp. NIES-3756 DNA window TGGAACGACGCGATCGTCGTGATCTGCGGTAGTAATTAAGGTAGCTGGGTAAGCTGTACCTGGTTTGAGATTATGCAGTGGTGAATAAGCATAGAGTGCAGGAAACTCCTCTGGGTTTTCTGGTGAACCATATTCAGCCGTCCAAGCCCAGCCGATGGTAAATTTATGGAATCGCAACATATCCATCACACCGACTGCTGGTAAAGCCGCACCGAATAAGTCAGGACGCTGAGTTATGCAAGCACCAACTAGTAAACCACCATTGCTACCACCTGCGATCGCAAGTTTTGCAGGTTTTGTATAATTATTAGCAATCAACCATTCAGCAGCCGCAATAAAGTCATCAAAGACATTTTGCTTCCTATCCTTCATCCCTGCTTGATGCCATTCTTCACCATACTCTCCACCACCACGTAAATTAGCCATCACATAAACGCCACCCATTTCCATCCATACCAAATTACTTACAGAAAATGTCGGTGTTAATGAGGCGTTAAAACCTCCATAAGCATAGAGATAAGTAGGGTTATTGCTATTTAATTCAATACCCTTTTTGTGTGTGATAAACATCGGTACTTGCGTACCATCTTTACTTGCATAAAAGACTTGTTTAGTTTCATAATCTTCGGGATTAAAGTCAACTTGTGGTTTTCTAAACAGTTCACTTTCTCCCGTCACCAAGTTGTAGCGGTAAATAGTTCCTGGTGTGGTAAAACTAGTGAAATTGTAAAAAGTTTCTGTGTCATAACGCTTACCACCAAAGCCACCCACAGAACCCAGACCCGGCAATTCTACTTCTCGAATAAATGTACCATTGAGGTCAAATATTTTGATTTGCGAGTGTGCATCTTGTAAATAATCCCCAATCAATTGATTATTTAAAATACTCACCCCTTCTAAAGTTGCTTCAGTTTGAGGAATAATTTCTCGCCATGCTGCTTTCTCTGGTATATTAACATCAATGGCAATTACTCTCCCCCTTGGCGCATCCAAATCAGTGCGGAAATAAAATACAGTTTCATCATGTTCAATAAAACTGTAATTTGCTTCAAACTGATTAATTAGTTCTACAACTTCAGCATCGGGTTGAGTTAAATCTTTGTAAAAAACTAGGTTTCTAGAATCAGTGCCTAACCAAACTGAAATGATCAAATAGCGTCCGTCCTCAGTTACACCACCATTGAAACCCCATTCTTTTTGGTCAAGGCGCTGGTAAATTAATATATCTTCAGATTGGGGTGTACCCAGTCGATGATAATAAAGTTTTTGATAATAGTTGACATCTTCTAATTTAGTCGCTGCATTTGGTTCATCATAACGACTGTAGAAAAAACCTTGATGGTCATTTGTCCAAGATGCACCAGAAAATTTAATCCAATTAAGATGATCTGCTAAGTCTTCACCCGTTTCTATATCCAGAACTTTCCATTCCTGCCAATCAGAACCAGAGGTAGATAAACCATAAGCCAACAATTTACCATTATCACTAATCGCTAAACCCGAGAGGGCAACAGTGCCGTCATCTGAAAGTTTGTTAGGGTCAAGTAAAACTCGTGGTTCACCATCTAGTGATTTCAAAGTATAAAGTACACTTTGATTTTGCAATCCATCATTTTTAAAATAAAAATAATTTTCTCCTTCCTTAAAGGGAATGCCATATTTTTCATAATCCCAAAGTTTGGTAAGACGCTGCTGAATTTTTTCTCTTACAGAAATCTCGCCTAGATAAGCAAAAGTAATTTCATTTTCCGCTTCAATCCAAGCCTTAGTTTCTTCTGAATCTGGGTCTTCTAACCAACGATAAGGATCTGCCACTAAAGTACCGTGGTAATCATCAACTTGTTCACTCTTACGCGGAGTTGGATAATTCAGAGGTTCTTGAGAATATGACATACTTAATTAGATTAAAAGCGCCACTTCCCATAGTACAAGGCCAACCCTTGGCGTTACAAAATTCTGGGTGTAACTATTCAAACCCCATCCACATTGCCATCTTCACAAAAAACGGCTTTTAGCTGTAAAATATGAGCCTATGCTTGTACAGTCGTCGTCAATCTTGTCCTTTGCCATAATAAATAGCTAAAGCGCTAATGAGGGATACAGCTGAGTGATGACAGACAACCAAGTCAAAATTCACCTACTTGTCGGTATCAGGGGGTTGACTTTACTGGTTTTCTACACAGAAACTGATTGCTGGCAGTTCCGCTTTCTCAGTTTGGGTGGTGCTGTATTTGGAGAACGCAAAATATATTTCACAGCCCAAGCAGCAGAACAAGCTGGGCGTGAGTGGATTAATAAAGATTTCGAGTAAGTAATATTGGGGGATATATAATACCAATTCGTAATTCGTAATTCGTAATTCGTAATTAAAAGCCTGGATGCAGCACAGATTTTGGGGCTTATATTTGTTTCATTTCTTTAGTGAATTGGTATAACAGATAACAGACTTAAAAGGCTTAATTGATAATTGGTCATAGGTAATTAGTCATGGCACAAAGCAATAACCTTAAAAAAGGAATAAGCACAAATAAGGATAAGTAATCTTTTTGATTACGAATTACGAATTACGAATTACGAATTTAATTTATAGCTGCTGACATTCTCTGAATCCGCCATACACTATCTTGACGAATTAATTCATAACGAACACGTAAGCTTTCATCAGAAGACTTCCTTTTTTGACCATTTTCATAAAATTGGGTGATTTCTCTCACCGTAGCGCCCACAGTAGCCCGGTTTGGTTCTGTGTCTGATGTACTGAGAGAGTCTATTTTAACACTGTGTGCATATTCCCGATAGCGATCGTCTGCTTGCTCTTGCTGGGCAATTAGTCGCCATTGAGATAATGCCGAACCAGTTAAAATTTCATTGAGGCTGTCAATTTTATGGTCAGACCCCAAAGCTGCTGCTTTTGTAGACAGCCACTTCTCTACTATTTGTTGTGCAGCTTCTTCTGTAAGCGGCCCATCTAAAGTTTTAATTTGGGCGTTTTTATCAGGAATTTCTATAGGTGGTTGATTTATTTGAATTGATAATGGCTCACCTTTTATAGTTGGTGACGGGAAAAACGCATTTTTTAACAAACTAAAAGTCGTTGAGACTATTAGCCAAAAAACTACTATCCCTCCCAAGGAAGCCAACACTATCCACAATAATCTTATCTGCCGATTGATATTGTTAGCTGAAGGCTGACGTTGATGAATACTGTGTCCTCGGTTAACCACTTCCTTGGGTTTCTTGCGTCTTCTACGTTTAGTAGTTTGTCTTGGTGGAGATTGATTATATTCGCTTGGCTGTTGAGGAGGTCTGGCGTATTCTCCAGGAATTTCTGAGGGGTAGCCAGTATACGCAGGCGGAGGGGGTGAATTTTCTATTGCTGCGGTAAAAGGGGTAGGTTCTGGTCTTTTGTTATACGGAGTTTCTGGTAGTTCGGGATCAGGTGTTCTATTTTGCGGGAATTGCCGATTTGTCCCAGATGGATTAGGTGGTGGAGTTGGGCGTGGGGATGTTGCGGCTGGTCTGTTCGTTGGAGTCCTTCCTGGTGAATTAGGTTGAGAGAAGGATTGGCGGTTAATTACAGACCATTCATTGGTAGTTTCCGCATCGTTGGGTAATGCTTCTAAGTACGCCTGTACTTGTGGGTTAGCAAAGTAATCTTTGAGCGAAGCTTGCTGTCTTGATAAATCACGAAAATGGGGAAAAACTTCATTGTGTAGCCATTGTTCGGCATACAAGCACAATCCGGGCAGCAAATCTGGAGAATCTTGAGATTTTTCTCGAATTAAAGCTAGGGCTTCGTATTCCTGACTCAGTTCTAGAACACGGGTAGCTTCTTCTGTTTGCCCTAGTAGCAATGCACATAAGG harbors:
- a CDS encoding prolyl oligopeptidase family serine peptidase, translating into MSYSQEPLNYPTPRKSEQVDDYHGTLVADPYRWLEDPDSEETKAWIEAENEITFAYLGEISVREKIQQRLTKLWDYEKYGIPFKEGENYFYFKNDGLQNQSVLYTLKSLDGEPRVLLDPNKLSDDGTVALSGLAISDNGKLLAYGLSTSGSDWQEWKVLDIETGEDLADHLNWIKFSGASWTNDHQGFFYSRYDEPNAATKLEDVNYYQKLYYHRLGTPQSEDILIYQRLDQKEWGFNGGVTEDGRYLIISVWLGTDSRNLVFYKDLTQPDAEVVELINQFEANYSFIEHDETVFYFRTDLDAPRGRVIAIDVNIPEKAAWREIIPQTEATLEGVSILNNQLIGDYLQDAHSQIKIFDLNGTFIREVELPGLGSVGGFGGKRYDTETFYNFTSFTTPGTIYRYNLVTGESELFRKPQVDFNPEDYETKQVFYASKDGTQVPMFITHKKGIELNSNNPTYLYAYGGFNASLTPTFSVSNLVWMEMGGVYVMANLRGGGEYGEEWHQAGMKDRKQNVFDDFIAAAEWLIANNYTKPAKLAIAGGSNGGLLVGACITQRPDLFGAALPAVGVMDMLRFHKFTIGWAWTAEYGSPENPEEFPALYAYSPLHNLKPGTAYPATLITTADHDDRVVPAHSFKFAAALQAAHNGNAPVLIRIETKAGHGAGKPTAKIIEEAADKWAFLVRTFDVEV
- a CDS encoding IMS domain-containing protein, translated to MRIPLDYYRILGLPLAASDEQLRQAYSDRIVQLPRREYSQAAIASRKQLIEEAYVVLSNPKERSSYDQLYLSHAYDPENPATSKVALENRGDSANGHFDVQSLSVEISSEELVGALLILQELGEYELVLKLGRNYLGNQNGAVSGRNGHHRSAEELPDNSDRPDIILTVALACLELGREQWQQGYYENAAVSLETGQEMLYNEGIFPTVQAEIQADLYKLRPYRILELLALPQEKTIERRQGLDLLQSILDDRGGIDGTGNDQSGLNIDDFLRFIQQIRHYLTVAEQHKLFDAESKRPSAVATYLAVYASVARGFTQRQPALIRHAKQMLMRLSKRQDVHLEQSLCALLLGQTEEATRVLELSQEYEALALIREKSQDSPDLLPGLCLYAEQWLHNEVFPHFRDLSRQQASLKDYFANPQVQAYLEALPNDAETTNEWSVINRQSFSQPNSPGRTPTNRPAATSPRPTPPPNPSGTNRQFPQNRTPDPELPETPYNKRPEPTPFTAAIENSPPPPAYTGYPSEIPGEYARPPQQPSEYNQSPPRQTTKRRRRKKPKEVVNRGHSIHQRQPSANNINRQIRLLWIVLASLGGIVVFWLIVSTTFSLLKNAFFPSPTIKGEPLSIQINQPPIEIPDKNAQIKTLDGPLTEEAAQQIVEKWLSTKAAALGSDHKIDSLNEILTGSALSQWRLIAQQEQADDRYREYAHSVKIDSLSTSDTEPNRATVGATVREITQFYENGQKRKSSDESLRVRYELIRQDSVWRIQRMSAAIN